Part of the Polaribacter sp. Hel1_33_78 genome is shown below.
GAATAACCCTTATTTACTAAAATATATTACCAAGGATGTTATTATTGAAAAAAAACAAAATATTAAAATGGTATACATAAATATTTTAAAAATAGGGTTTCCTTCTGTCTTTCTATTAATTAAATTTATCAATAACTTTAATGGTTTGTTCATTTCTTCAAGGTTAATACATCTTAATTCCTAAATTAAAGAGTTCCTCTTTTTGCTTGCTCTCTTTCAATAGATTCAAACAATGCTTTAAAGTTTCCGGCCCCAAAACCTCTTGCGCCCATTCTTTGAATGATTTCAAAAAACAAGGTAGGTCTGTCTTCTATTGGTTTAGTGAAAATTTGTAATAAATAGCCTTCTTCATCGGCATCTATCATAATTCCTAAACTTTTTAATTTTTCGATATCTTCTCTTAATTCATGACTAAACTCTTCTAATCTTCCCGGAACAGATTGATAATATGCTGCTGGTGGTGTTGATAAAAATTCTATTCCGTTTGCTTTTAATTGAGATACCGTTTTTATAATATCATCTGTTGCCATAGCAATATGTTGTACGCCAGCGCCTTCATAAAAGTCTAAATATTCTTCAATTTGAGAACGTTTTTTTCCTTCAGCCGGTTCATTTATTGGAAACTTGATTCTTCCATTTCCATTAGACATTACCTTACTCATTAGTGCTGAATATTCAGTATGAATTTGTTTGTCGTCAAATGATAAAAAATTAACAAAACCCATAACATCTTCATAGAATTTTACCCATTTATTCATTTGATTCCAACCTACATTACCAACCATGTGGTCTATGTATTTTAGACCCGATGTTGGCGGATTATAAGCTGATTCCCACTTTTGAAAGCCTGGTAAAAAAACGCCGTTATAGTTTTTTCGTTCTACAAACATGTGCACCGTTTCTCCGTAGGTGTAAATTCCTGCTCTAACCACTTCTCCGTTTTCATCTGATTCTATGGTTGGTTCCATATAAGACTTTGCTCCACGAGAAATCGTTTCTTTGTAGGCTTTTCTTGCATCTTCTACCCAAAGTGCCACTACTTTAACACCATCACCATGTTTTACAATATGATCGTTTATAGGCGACTTACTATTTAACGGAGTGGTTAAAATAATTTTGATTTTATCCTGAGTTAAAACATAACTCACCGAGTCTGCAGAGCCTGTTTCTAATCCTCGATATGCATGCGATTGAAAACCAAATGCAGTTTTGTAAAAATGTGCAGATTGTTTTGCGTTCCCCACATAAAATTCGACATAATCCGTTCCTAAAAGCGGAAGAAAATCTTGAGCTCCTTCGAATATTTTTTCTAAACCGTAGTTTACTGATTTTATTTCTTTTGCCATCTTTTGATGATTTTAAATATTTTGTTTTTACTAATTACTTGCAAATATTTCAGTACTAATTGAAGTGTCATACTTTTTGTTCTTTCACAAAAAAAATACAACGACAAGCAAGAAATAGCTTCTATTTAATTTATTACTCCAACCAAGATTTGTAATACTCTTCATCAGCAATTTTCATAGCTTCTTCCGTTA
Proteins encoded:
- the hppD gene encoding 4-hydroxyphenylpyruvate dioxygenase; this encodes MAKEIKSVNYGLEKIFEGAQDFLPLLGTDYVEFYVGNAKQSAHFYKTAFGFQSHAYRGLETGSADSVSYVLTQDKIKIILTTPLNSKSPINDHIVKHGDGVKVVALWVEDARKAYKETISRGAKSYMEPTIESDENGEVVRAGIYTYGETVHMFVERKNYNGVFLPGFQKWESAYNPPTSGLKYIDHMVGNVGWNQMNKWVKFYEDVMGFVNFLSFDDKQIHTEYSALMSKVMSNGNGRIKFPINEPAEGKKRSQIEEYLDFYEGAGVQHIAMATDDIIKTVSQLKANGIEFLSTPPAAYYQSVPGRLEEFSHELREDIEKLKSLGIMIDADEEGYLLQIFTKPIEDRPTLFFEIIQRMGARGFGAGNFKALFESIEREQAKRGTL